A single window of Malus sylvestris chromosome 5, drMalSylv7.2, whole genome shotgun sequence DNA harbors:
- the LOC126624039 gene encoding fructose-1,6-bisphosphatase, cytosolic: protein MPLPTTIITITPPPTSYPAPIFPPNRPHFPPRNLFTTKAILHNHRPTMANLSGFGFSIGSRLVVASSGTSGSVADDEVRTLIEYASGEGGATVGDDLVLLFHHLQYACKRIAALVASPFNSSLGKHKGLAGGGASAAGSGRDAPKPLDIVSNEIILSSLKNSGKVAVMASEEDDTPIWITDDGPFVVVTDPLDGSRNIDASIPTGTIFGIYKRLPELDHLPKEEKALLNSLQKGTNLVAAGYVLYSSATIFCTSFGSGTHAFTLDHSTGDFILTHPSLKIPPRGQIYSVNDARYFDWPNGLRQYIDTVRQGKGRYPKKYSARYICSLVADFHRTLLYGGVTMNPRDHLRLVYEANPLSFLVEQAGGKGSDGKSRILSIQPVKLHQRLPLFLGSLEDMEELESYGDVQQKVNPGYEV from the exons ATGCCATTACCCACCACAATCATAACCATAACACCACCGCCCACCTCCTACCCTGCTCCAATTTTCCCACCAAATCGCCCTCATTTCCCGCCCAGAAATCTGTTTACTACAAAAGCCATCCTCCACAACCACAGACCAACAATGGCAAATCTTTCTGGGTTCGGTTTCAGTATTGGGTCCCGACTGGTGGTGGCTTCTTCCGGTACTAGTGGCAGTGTTGCCGATGATGAGGTGCGCACCCTGATTGAGTATGCGTCCGGCGAGGGAGGTGCCACTGTAGGAGATGATCTGGTGCTTCTGTTCCACCACTTACAGTACGCCTGCAAGAGAATCGCAGCTCTTGTAGCTTCTCCTTTCAATTCCAGCCTTGGAAAGCACAAGGGTCTCGCTGGCGGCGGCGCTTCGGCTGCTGGGTCAGGCCGGGATGCACCGAAGCCTCTCGATATCGTTTCG AATGAAATCATCTTGTCATCTCTTAAAAATTCTGGAAAAGTAGCTGTCATGGCTTCAGAAGAAGATGATACTCCAATTTGGATAACCGATGATGGCCCATTTGTGGTGGTAACGGATCCTCTAGATGGTTCTCGAAATATTGATGCGTCCATTCCCACTGGAACCATTTTTGGGATTTATAAACGCCTTCCGGAGCTGGATCATCTACCAAAGGAGGAGAAGGCTTTGCTGAATTCACTCCAGAAGGGAACTAATCTTGTTGCTGCCGGCTATGTTCTTTATTCATCTGCCACAATATTCTGCACCAGCTTTGGTTCAGGAACACATGCATTCACACTGGATCATTCAACAGGAGATTTCATTCTCACACACCCAAGCTTAAAAATTCCTCCTCGAG GGCAAATATATTCTGTAAATGATGCTCGATATTTTGACTGGCCCAACGGATTAAGGCAATACATAGACACTGTGAGACAAGGGAAAGGCAGATACCCCAAGAAGTACTCTGCACGTTATATCTGTTCTCTGGTAGCAGATTTTCATCGAACTCTACTGTATGGTGGAGTGACAATGAATCCAAGGGACCACCTTCGTCTGGTTTACGAAGCCAACCCTCTTAGTTTTCTGGTGGAGCAAGCCGGGGGCAAAGGTTCTGATGGTAAAAGTAGAATTCTATCGATTCAGCCAGTCAAGCTGCACCAAAGGCTGCCTCTGTTCTTGGGGAGTTTGGAGGACATGGAAGAGTTAGAGAGTTACGGAGATGTGCAACAGAAAGTGAACCCAGGATACGAGGTTTGA